Proteins encoded together in one Miscanthus floridulus cultivar M001 chromosome 16, ASM1932011v1, whole genome shotgun sequence window:
- the LOC136512766 gene encoding uncharacterized protein, producing the protein MGEQSLSQPKPQPLSPPPSPPASAASPAPAPAPASASASAASTSRTTRAAASRLKKEANPSSDPNPAKKPRLTFSIPGRPGRPLSAVGEVGVAISHLRAADPALAAVIDAHEPPVFQCPHRPFHSLVRSILYQQLAFKAAASVYSRFLSLLGGEAGVAPDAVLALTPHQLRQIGVSPRKASYLHDLARKYADGILSDSAIVNMDDRSLAAMLTMVKGIGAWSVHMFMIFSLARPDVLPSADLGVRKGVQMLYALEDVPRPSQMDKLCERWRPYRSVGAWYMWRLIESKVPQPAPAIPVGSLALPSPDGQIMLQQQQQQQQQQQTVIQMIDPLQMLPGMG; encoded by the coding sequence ATGGGCGAGCAATCCCTCTCCCAGCCCAAGCCCCAGCCTCTCTCCCCGCCCCCGTCGCCTCCCGCCTCCGCCGCGTcgccggccccggccccggccccggcctcCGCATCTGCCTCTGCCGCCTCCACCTCCCGCACCACCAGAGCCGCGGCCTCGCGCCTCAAGAAGGAGGCGAACCCATCGTCAGACCCCAACCCGGCCAAGAAGCCCCGCCTGACGTTCTCGATCCCGGGCCGGCCGGGCCGCCCCCTGTCCGCGGTCGGCGAGGTGGGCGTGGCCATCAGCCACCTGCGCGCCGCGGACCCCGCCCTCGCCGCCGTCATCGACGCGCACGAGCCCCCCGTGTTCCAGTGCCCGCACCGCCCGTTCCACTCCCTCGTCCGATCCATCCTGTACCAGCAGCTCGCCTTCAAGGCCGCCGCTTCCGTCTACTCTCGGTTCCTCTCGCTCCTCGGCGGCGAGGCCGGCGTGGCCCCCGACGCCGTCCTCGCGCTCACCCCGCACCAGCTCCGCCAGATCGGGGTCTCCCCACGCAAGGCGTCCTACCTCCACGACCTCGCCCGCAAGTATGCCGACGGGATCCTCTCCGACTCCGCCATCGTCAACATGGACGACCGATCCCTCGCCGCCATGCTCACCATGGTCAAGGGCATCGGCGCCTGGAGCGTCCACATGTTCATGATCTTCTCCCTCGCGCGCCCCGACGTGCTCCCTTCCGCCGACCTCGGCGTGCGCAAGGGCGTGCAGATGCTCTACGCCCTCGAAGACGTGCCTCGCCCCTCGCAGATGGACAAGCTGTGCGAGCGGTGGCGTCCCTACCGCTCGGTTGGGGCTTGGTACATGTGGCGGCTTATTGAGTCCAAGGTGCCCCAGCCGGCGCCGGCCATCCCTGTCGGATCACTTGCACTCCCTTCGCCGGACGGCCAGATTAtgctacagcagcagcagcagcagcaacagcagcagcagactgTCATCCAAATGATCGACCCCCTTCAGATGCTCCCAGGGATGGGGTGA